A region of [Bacteroides] pectinophilus DNA encodes the following proteins:
- a CDS encoding Gfo/Idh/MocA family oxidoreductase: MNWGILATGTIARKFADTVNRMGGEEKLVAVASRSEEKAAAFANEFGIPGYYGSYEAMLKDAGVDAVYIATPNSMHYENCVMCLDAGKHVLCEKPFTIEASQAEKLYDYAAQKGLFIMEAFWIRFLPLYRELTGLIENGVIGDVRHARCEYGFIATGARRERKFKAELGGGALLDIGIYNLGFLHMIMNAAPESFDTCVHMNEYGTDDYSVLQLAYPGGRTAQCIQTIGMKIDRHAAIFGTKGSIYIDDFQHAVSMTVKPDNDEEYTVESPVDINGFEYEIREVSSCVKHHMQSSRIYTPKDSITVLKLMNDIMTEWQKDDVHIEISK; the protein is encoded by the coding sequence ATGAATTGGGGAATACTTGCAACAGGAACAATTGCACGGAAGTTTGCCGATACCGTGAATCGTATGGGAGGAGAGGAGAAGCTCGTGGCAGTTGCCTCAAGAAGTGAAGAGAAAGCAGCGGCATTTGCCAATGAGTTCGGAATACCGGGATATTATGGTTCGTACGAAGCCATGCTTAAGGATGCGGGAGTTGATGCAGTGTATATTGCAACACCCAACAGTATGCATTATGAGAACTGTGTGATGTGTCTTGATGCAGGAAAGCATGTGTTATGTGAGAAGCCATTTACGATAGAGGCATCGCAGGCTGAGAAGCTGTATGATTACGCTGCACAGAAGGGACTGTTTATAATGGAAGCCTTCTGGATAAGATTTCTGCCGCTCTACCGGGAATTAACCGGTTTAATCGAAAATGGTGTAATAGGTGATGTGCGTCATGCAAGATGTGAGTATGGCTTTATTGCGACAGGAGCAAGACGTGAGCGTAAGTTCAAGGCAGAGCTTGGCGGAGGCGCACTTTTGGATATAGGCATATATAATCTCGGATTTCTTCATATGATTATGAATGCGGCACCGGAGAGCTTTGATACCTGTGTTCATATGAATGAGTATGGCACAGATGATTACAGTGTATTGCAGCTGGCATATCCGGGAGGACGAACAGCACAATGTATACAGACAATCGGAATGAAGATTGACAGGCATGCTGCAATATTCGGGACAAAGGGAAGCATATATATAGATGACTTCCAGCATGCAGTATCAATGACTGTGAAGCCGGATAATGATGAAGAATACACGGTTGAGAGCCCTGTGGATATTAATGGATTTGAGTATGAGATACGCGAAGTGTCATCATGTGTAAAGCATCATATGCAGTCAAGCAGGATATATACGCCAAAGGACAGCATTACGGTGTTAAAGCTGATGAATGACATAATGACAGAATGGCAGAAGGATGACGTTCACATAGAGATAAGTAAGTGA
- a CDS encoding DnaJ domain-containing protein, with protein MVRAQAYRILGVDRNADRTEIKKRYRQLMHMAHPDSNAAKATGGYPYTAQEINEAYEVICRYVTPEDNSHNRQERAGRHSGDERSKALAWDAPENPNAYAARNVYHSVEDVDGNRLGDIVIASGRYIWKPEEDFSLFLKSMLECSAAILDDIQADADMEAKLKFQAELAYLLAQQFIDAGGTLPLIVGEPAAHDDADIYHMLCMLEKIPARRVRLNIVPGALLYPEKISGHRLYLKNEKGQSAGYLSFKDDRMYYIIIPMLEHRRAQVKIQVKKTDAVYTELDFWVKIVHGREGTFAENLSLQIEDLLNRYRNRYKKGY; from the coding sequence TTGGTCAGGGCTCAGGCATACAGGATTCTTGGTGTAGACAGGAATGCAGACAGAACAGAGATAAAAAAGAGATACAGACAGCTTATGCATATGGCACACCCGGATTCCAATGCCGCAAAAGCAACAGGAGGTTATCCGTATACTGCTCAGGAGATTAATGAGGCATACGAAGTCATTTGCAGATATGTGACACCGGAAGATAATTCACATAACCGTCAGGAACGTGCCGGCAGACATTCCGGTGATGAGCGCAGTAAGGCTCTGGCGTGGGATGCACCGGAGAATCCCAATGCATATGCCGCACGTAATGTATACCACAGTGTAGAGGATGTGGACGGCAACAGGCTTGGAGATATAGTTATAGCAAGTGGCAGATACATATGGAAACCTGAGGAGGATTTCAGTCTTTTTCTTAAAAGCATGCTGGAATGCAGTGCTGCGATTCTTGATGACATACAGGCAGACGCTGATATGGAAGCGAAGCTTAAGTTTCAGGCAGAGCTGGCATATCTGCTTGCACAGCAGTTTATCGATGCCGGAGGGACGCTCCCGCTGATTGTCGGAGAACCGGCAGCACATGACGACGCGGATATATATCATATGTTGTGCATGCTTGAGAAGATACCGGCAAGGCGCGTGAGGCTCAATATAGTTCCCGGAGCGCTGCTGTATCCTGAAAAGATATCCGGTCACAGGCTGTATCTGAAAAATGAAAAAGGCCAGAGTGCAGGCTACCTGTCATTTAAAGATGACAGAATGTATTACATTATAATCCCGATGCTCGAACACAGACGCGCGCAGGTAAAGATTCAGGTAAAAAAGACAGATGCAGTGTATACAGAACTTGATTTCTGGGTTAAGATAGTGCATGGACGTGAAGGAACATTTGCAGAGAATCTAAGCCTGCAGATAGAAGACCTGCTTAACAGATACAGGAACAGATATAAGAAAGGATATTAG
- a CDS encoding heavy-metal-associated domain-containing protein, translating into MVKTTLKIDGMMCGMCESHMNDLIRSNFKVKKVNSSAKDGECVIISEEEIDIPWAKKEIKGIGYELVSYTTEPYEKKGLFGWGRK; encoded by the coding sequence ATGGTTAAGACAACATTGAAGATTGATGGTATGATGTGTGGAATGTGTGAATCACACATGAATGATCTGATTCGCAGCAATTTTAAGGTAAAGAAGGTTAATTCATCCGCAAAAGACGGAGAGTGTGTTATCATAAGTGAGGAAGAGATTGATATTCCATGGGCCAAGAAGGAGATAAAAGGCATCGGATATGAACTTGTCTCATATACAACAGAGCCTTATGAGAAGAAGGGGCTGTTTGGCTGGGGACGTAAGTAA
- a CDS encoding TPM domain-containing protein has translation MTGIKKKIICMIIALSAVIAGLAIGSGMLTCGTLTAAAAQDIEGITESVTEDITEADGHRIIYYDKAQIVDASGKADVIEAMKAISADSNVIFYTTDRNEAGETADVCANVCASYFGSKKTAPVVMFTIDMYHREIYMYCTGPVRKIIRSRDALAITDNIYKLASKEQYAQCAVQAFNQAQLRINGLSIKRPMQIATNALLAVMLGFLTNYIFLLVSRKANGAHKDTVRSAYGDNNSMTIDIQKKCVRQYSYRYSESSSDSSGGFGGSGGGGDSGGSSGGGHSF, from the coding sequence ATGACAGGGATTAAAAAGAAAATAATATGCATGATTATTGCATTATCTGCCGTTATCGCGGGACTTGCCATAGGAAGCGGAATGCTGACATGCGGTACATTAACAGCCGCAGCAGCGCAGGACATCGAAGGTATTACGGAAAGTGTTACAGAAGATATTACGGAAGCAGATGGTCACAGAATCATATATTATGATAAGGCGCAGATAGTTGACGCTTCAGGCAAAGCAGATGTAATAGAGGCAATGAAGGCAATATCAGCCGATTCCAATGTTATATTCTATACAACTGACAGAAATGAAGCCGGTGAGACGGCAGATGTATGTGCCAATGTGTGTGCATCATATTTTGGCAGTAAAAAGACAGCTCCGGTTGTGATGTTTACGATAGATATGTATCACCGTGAGATATATATGTACTGTACGGGACCGGTGCGCAAGATAATCCGCAGCAGGGATGCACTTGCGATTACGGACAATATATATAAGCTTGCGTCCAAGGAGCAGTATGCACAGTGTGCGGTTCAGGCATTTAATCAGGCACAGCTCCGAATTAACGGATTATCGATAAAGCGTCCGATGCAGATTGCAACCAACGCGCTTCTGGCGGTAATGCTTGGTTTTCTTACAAATTATATTTTCCTTCTTGTGTCACGGAAGGCAAACGGAGCACATAAGGATACGGTCAGATCAGCATATGGTGATAACAACAGCATGACTATTGACATTCAGAAAAAATGCGTACGCCAGTATTCATACCGTTACAGCGAGAGCAGCTCAGATTCTTCAGGCGGATTTGGCGGCAGCGGTGGTGGCGGAGACAGCGGCGGAAGCTCAGGAGGCGGACACAGCTTCTGA
- a CDS encoding Trm112 family protein: MIACPDCGSALEFDVAKQKLKCPSCRQEYGVTSVKDNTESADTFNVFRCSQCGGEVYSNDNTIAGFCSYCGAPAVRHSGTDKIEVPHYIIPFKVDKEGCKKIFEEFVDKNNYVPNDYRLEDGIHEFRGIYVPYHVYDAEFDGAYHMKGRSETVSGSGDKKKCNVKIWDINAVVSGSINKITHDASDAFDDDQSELINDNCKEFRKFAPGYLCGFYADSADVPAEEYTEFVKDTAYERAEKSVSVKMPGSIKTKSPNTRPDVKVTNTGDVLKPVWFMAYRNNNRMAYSVINGKTGKISCDLPVDIKWFFGISLAVSAVLFIVLNLLQGFILTAKSSIVMAAFINLTLSVLYNMNISKMYDHEIKHRYKARHTQGAVTLANSRLAGSLTAIAVFAVLSVLAVVAVPMITDRLQQADAAAQAVNAAAQAGMTAVAAGSEYRESGVSFKVAVCAITAFIQIIMISVSAPRYAVLFKNSTKSVPVSVLSLLATAVLIVTAFINPVDDIWYYIVVLGTYAVDIFTIFGIIRDYNLSCTRPLPQFELYKGGREHDRD, translated from the coding sequence ATGATAGCATGTCCGGATTGCGGCAGCGCACTGGAGTTTGACGTAGCGAAGCAGAAGCTCAAGTGTCCGTCATGCAGGCAGGAATATGGGGTTACATCGGTTAAGGATAACACAGAGAGTGCTGATACATTTAACGTATTCAGATGCTCACAGTGCGGCGGAGAAGTATACTCCAATGATAATACGATAGCGGGCTTCTGCAGCTATTGCGGTGCGCCGGCTGTAAGGCATTCGGGAACAGATAAGATTGAAGTACCGCATTACATAATACCATTTAAGGTTGATAAGGAAGGCTGTAAGAAGATATTTGAAGAATTTGTGGATAAGAACAATTATGTTCCGAATGACTACAGGCTTGAGGACGGTATTCACGAATTCAGGGGAATCTATGTGCCGTATCACGTATATGATGCCGAATTTGACGGAGCCTATCATATGAAGGGCAGGTCAGAGACTGTAAGCGGCAGCGGTGATAAGAAAAAATGCAACGTAAAGATATGGGATATTAATGCGGTTGTGTCCGGCAGCATAAATAAAATCACGCATGACGCATCAGATGCATTTGATGATGATCAGAGTGAGCTGATTAACGATAACTGTAAAGAGTTCAGAAAATTTGCACCGGGATACCTGTGCGGCTTTTATGCAGACTCAGCGGATGTGCCGGCGGAGGAGTATACGGAATTTGTGAAGGATACGGCATATGAGCGGGCGGAGAAGAGTGTCAGCGTTAAGATGCCGGGAAGTATTAAGACCAAATCACCCAATACAAGACCGGATGTTAAGGTCACCAATACCGGCGATGTTCTTAAGCCGGTGTGGTTTATGGCATATAGAAATAATAACCGTATGGCGTATTCGGTAATAAACGGAAAAACCGGTAAGATAAGCTGTGACCTGCCTGTGGATATCAAATGGTTTTTTGGGATATCACTGGCTGTATCGGCTGTGCTGTTTATCGTATTGAATCTGCTTCAGGGCTTTATACTTACGGCAAAAAGCTCAATCGTAATGGCAGCATTTATAAATCTTACTCTTTCAGTGCTGTATAATATGAATATAAGTAAAATGTATGACCATGAGATAAAGCACAGATATAAGGCGCGTCACACCCAAGGTGCGGTAACTCTTGCTAATAGCAGGCTTGCGGGAAGTCTTACGGCAATTGCGGTATTTGCTGTACTTTCAGTACTCGCCGTAGTTGCGGTACCGATGATAACAGACAGGCTGCAGCAGGCAGATGCGGCGGCACAGGCGGTAAATGCGGCAGCGCAGGCAGGTATGACAGCAGTGGCGGCAGGAAGCGAGTACCGCGAGAGCGGTGTTTCCTTTAAGGTTGCAGTGTGTGCAATAACGGCATTTATACAGATTATTATGATTAGTGTCAGTGCTCCGAGGTATGCCGTACTTTTTAAAAATTCCACAAAATCGGTTCCTGTATCGGTGCTTTCACTGCTCGCAACAGCAGTCCTTATCGTGACGGCATTTATAAATCCTGTTGATGACATATGGTATTACATAGTGGTTCTCGGAACATATGCGGTTGATATATTTACGATATTCGGAATAATAAGGGATTATAATCTGTCCTGTACCAGACCGCTTCCGCAGTTTGAGCTTTATAAGGGAGGGCGTGAGCATGACAGGGATTAA
- a CDS encoding TRAP transporter large permease, with protein MAVQSLIIILAVLLVLLALGVPIAYSIGISALAAILATMDMNVAVITAAQRTFVGMSKFSLTAIPFFILAGNLMNQGGIAKRLVDFVMAVLGKLPGALLVTNAAANSLFGAISGSAAAACAAVGSMVRDGEEKLGYDPALCAATNAASAPSGLLIPPSNALITYSLASGGTSVAALFLGGYVPGIVWALCCIAVGIIFAVKKGYRGVPGSFDWKNLGICTVRAIPALSLIVVVIGGIVAGIFTATEGSAIAVVYALILGICYRNITLEKFWRIVIESTRMSGLVVFLIGVSNVLGWVMSFQQIPQAVSAALLGVTQSPVLILLIMNLILLVAGTFMDVTPAILIFTPLFLPIVKSFGMNSVQFGLILVYNLCIGNITPPVGNTLFVAIRVGGSTLARTLPYMLLYYVAILLGLLLVTYIPALTMALPALAGLI; from the coding sequence ATGGCGGTACAGTCACTTATCATAATACTTGCTGTCCTTCTTGTGCTTCTGGCGCTGGGAGTGCCGATTGCATATTCAATAGGAATCTCAGCTCTTGCGGCGATTCTTGCCACAATGGATATGAATGTGGCGGTCATAACTGCCGCACAGAGAACCTTTGTCGGAATGAGCAAGTTCAGTCTGACGGCAATACCTTTCTTTATACTTGCCGGTAACCTGATGAATCAGGGCGGAATAGCCAAAAGGCTTGTTGACTTTGTAATGGCGGTACTCGGCAAGCTTCCGGGCGCACTGCTGGTAACCAATGCAGCAGCCAATTCACTGTTCGGAGCAATATCAGGCTCAGCGGCAGCGGCATGTGCGGCGGTTGGCAGTATGGTCAGGGACGGTGAGGAGAAGCTTGGCTATGATCCGGCATTATGTGCTGCAACCAATGCAGCATCTGCACCGTCAGGACTTCTTATTCCTCCGTCCAATGCGCTGATAACATACTCGCTGGCATCGGGCGGAACATCTGTTGCGGCATTGTTCCTCGGCGGATATGTTCCGGGAATAGTGTGGGCGCTGTGTTGTATTGCCGTCGGAATAATATTTGCGGTTAAAAAAGGCTACAGGGGTGTGCCGGGAAGCTTTGACTGGAAGAATCTCGGAATATGCACCGTCAGGGCAATTCCTGCGTTGTCACTCATAGTAGTCGTAATAGGAGGAATTGTCGCAGGGATATTCACGGCAACGGAAGGTTCGGCAATAGCAGTTGTATATGCACTTATTCTCGGAATATGCTACCGCAATATAACGCTGGAAAAATTCTGGAGAATTGTAATTGAAAGCACGCGCATGAGTGGACTTGTTGTATTTCTTATCGGCGTGTCCAATGTACTCGGATGGGTAATGTCATTCCAGCAGATACCTCAGGCAGTATCGGCGGCACTTCTCGGAGTGACGCAAAGTCCGGTGCTTATACTTCTGATAATGAATCTAATACTGCTTGTAGCAGGAACATTTATGGATGTAACTCCGGCAATTCTGATATTCACACCTCTTTTTTTGCCGATTGTCAAGTCGTTTGGGATGAATTCCGTGCAGTTTGGGCTGATTCTTGTATATAATCTTTGTATAGGCAATATAACGCCGCCTGTTGGTAACACTCTTTTTGTCGCAATAAGGGTGGGCGGAAGTACACTTGCCAGGACACTGCCCTACATGCTGCTGTATTATGTGGCGATACTTCTCGGGCTTCTGCTTGTAACCTATATTCCGGCGCTTACAATGGCACTTCCGGCACTTGCCGGACTAATCTGA
- a CDS encoding TRAP transporter substrate-binding protein, producing the protein MASVTCACDIGHGEQSGSGRRIVRIGHNQATDHPINIGLAEFEKYVEKRLGDRFDIEIFPNELLGAQTDMVQLTQTGAIDFCVASNSILETFSDRYTLFNLPYLFASTSSYHAAMDDEDITSGIFASTKKAGFEAVTWIDAGTRNFYTVNKEINSPSDLKGLKIRVQQSPTNVEMMKLLGGSATPMGFGDVYTALQAHVIDGAENNELALTSNGHGDVCKYYSYDRHQMIPDILIGNCEFLESLTEEERAVFDEGFELFNRIEREEWDHAVEASRERAQKEQGVTFLYPDTELFRQICLPMHENFLKEHEELRDIYNVIQMLNEEVE; encoded by the coding sequence ATGGCATCCGTGACATGCGCCTGTGATATCGGGCATGGAGAACAGAGTGGCAGCGGAAGGCGCATAGTAAGAATCGGACATAATCAGGCAACTGACCATCCGATTAACATAGGGCTGGCAGAGTTTGAAAAATACGTTGAGAAGCGGCTTGGTGACAGATTTGACATAGAGATATTTCCAAATGAGCTTCTCGGCGCACAGACTGATATGGTGCAGCTTACGCAGACCGGGGCAATAGATTTCTGTGTTGCAAGTAATTCAATACTTGAGACATTTTCGGACAGGTACACACTTTTTAACCTTCCGTATCTGTTTGCTTCAACCTCAAGCTATCATGCTGCAATGGATGATGAGGATATAACGTCTGGTATATTTGCATCAACAAAAAAGGCGGGCTTTGAGGCGGTGACGTGGATTGATGCAGGAACGAGAAATTTTTATACGGTCAATAAAGAGATTAACAGCCCGTCAGACCTTAAAGGGCTTAAGATACGCGTCCAGCAGTCACCTACTAATGTTGAGATGATGAAGCTGCTTGGCGGCTCTGCTACACCGATGGGCTTTGGGGATGTATACACGGCGCTTCAGGCACATGTAATTGACGGAGCAGAGAATAATGAGCTTGCGCTGACTTCTAACGGACACGGAGATGTGTGCAAATACTATTCTTACGATAGGCATCAGATGATACCCGACATTCTGATTGGCAACTGTGAATTCCTTGAATCGCTTACGGAAGAGGAGCGAGCGGTATTTGATGAGGGATTTGAGCTGTTTAACAGAATTGAGAGAGAAGAATGGGACCATGCAGTTGAGGCATCGCGTGAGCGGGCGCAGAAGGAGCAGGGAGTAACATTTCTCTATCCGGATACGGAGCTGTTCAGACAGATATGTCTGCCGATGCATGAGAATTTTCTGAAAGAGCATGAAGAACTGCGTGATATCTATAATGTAATACAAATGCTCAATGAGGAGGTGGAATAA